A segment of the Gossypium hirsutum isolate 1008001.06 chromosome D10, Gossypium_hirsutum_v2.1, whole genome shotgun sequence genome:
TATTTATCTTTTTGTGTTTGACAAAGATGTTTCCAAGGATGGGATGGAGTCAATCTTGTACCCAGGCTTCCCATTCCAATCCAAATTCAGCATGCAATTTCACACGTCAAGTTACCTAGTATTTTAATGAACAAAACATTTGTTTATCTTTCTCAAAACACTTGATTGTTTGCTGCCAACATCTCTATAAAGATAAAACGACAGAAACTATAGACATTATAAGCAAACTGTGCCTCACTAGATCTGCTATTTTTTAAAGCTTTGGAAAGCATTCCCAACGACCACAAGTCTTTGTTTGTCTTGATTTTCAtaatattgttataaatatattaCAACACAACTCGCTTTATATAGAAATGATAGTTTCTAACACTACATAAAGTCTATGTTTTATTTAAAGATAGTATGATATGGTATTATTGCAGGCATGGAACGAACAATTCTCACCTTCCTTCTCCAATTATCCAATTATCTGTCCCTACAGTAGTCTTGTTGTTACTCTTGACGTTATTGCTGCTATGATCCGATGCATTGGATGTTTGCGATTCTTCCTTCATGAAGCTGCGTGTTATATCCTTATACGCCCAGTCAGTTATGTAACTTGGTTTTGTTGTAACTTTGCTCACTTCGAAATCTCCTGCGAGCATACCAACAACACGGGACATGGGCGGCCGCATAccaaaaaggaaacaattgggctagattgaagaaaagAGTAAAGAAGGTGGGCCAAAGTAGAATTTTTTCAAAatgtaattagctgaaattttatgttgacttagtgggagattatgtagggatttttatatatcatggaatattttatttccttgattttctatggCTAGTGGCTCTTAATTTAGCAAAGCCACTGGTATAAATAGGAGACTACTTTGTTCATTTTAGCATCAAGTCTTGAATTAAGTCATTAATCAAGTTTTTAATtaccaagttttttttattaagtatCCATTTCAGCTTTAGGCCGGTGTTAACTTCGTCAAGatccgtgagttacgaacccgagcaatTTGACTCCTAAATTTCAGTACttattatttctccggattaagagtatgacttcgtcaactcacaaagtcaaatCAACACCAAGTCAAAAAAGATgtcgtttgagttagtgtggttagacgtacagttggaatttcgaaaggatcgattgtctaatcggttttctgtgaacacattggcgtgccaaatGGGAATTGTTGTTTGGTTTCgccaagggaagtagtaaccggatttaaatgtcccatgcagttgagggcattggttcaagctaggctcttctagaacgccaagctgccggagttctaaatcacgaacgttttgTTGGTTGTTcaatcggtaagggttagttattggacgttccataactaatttacacaatgAAGAGTTGGTGtctgaggcgtccttggtagctataactagcttattggaaaagagaagttcatctaatttcgaggatcggttcagAGATGAGAAAAACCCGTGCCTAAAACTGagcttagtttaatttatttttcttcagatttatttaactgttttttattattttatttccagcTTTTACTTTTCacgcatttttttatttatttcagatttcaaattttatccccccGAACTTCTTGGGCACGACAATTGCCCCGACATAAATTTGGTCAAGAGAGCAACAATTTGCAATTTGCAGTaaacccagtctctgagggatcgaccctactccctatactgcttaaattgcaaattaggtgtaggtttatattggtggattcgacacccatcaaatttaatttctttactttttaagatttcaaaatttaggttcaactattaacactattaaaatttattttgttaaaattagttTCATTACTACCAAAATGTCatacaaataaaatgtaaaaaataataataacaatattaacaattggacctaaattttaaaacctGAAAAATAagagtatagagactaaatttcaaatttgtaaaAAGTAAGGGACCTATGGATATTTAACCAAAtattagatatgtatatatatatgtacatataaataaaaggcttatatgtaaaaaaaaaacttaagaaaatacaaaaaaataattaagcctcTATATTAAATTTACACCCAATTAAGTTGTTACCATtaactaaaattatatattaagccCATCCGTTAACGATTCCCGTCATTGATCATATTGACCATTAAAATAAATGGACGAATCAATCAGATGATAACACGTGACAACGTTTGGTTTAATATAATAgtttttccattaaaaaaattttaaaaattataaatatttcaaaaaatataaaaaatataagaaattataaaatatatataatattaataaaacatatttaaaattttataaaacgtataaaatcataaaaataatataaaaaggtattaaaattgatataaaattataaaaaaattataaaaaatcgtaAGAACTTGAACTAGATCGGATTAGTCGGTTGGATTAATTAGACAAAAATTAGCAAGGGTATCAATCCGGAGAAAATCAGTTGAACTGGCATATCGGTGGCCTGATCAATTCAACTATCAATCTAGTTCTGAAAGCATTAGTTAGAATATTTCATTCTGACATATATTAATAATTGGGTAATGaaatttggtttgataaaattattaaaaaaacagtTCAACCACCCGTCCGGTTCCTAAATTAACCGATGTAATGACTTTCCCTGGACCAGTACCCTTACTGATTCTAGGGTAActtcaagtttttatgattttatttttgtaatttttataagtttatatcaattttaatattttttattatttttaaaaattttaatatgttttttaattttaaataggttttaatattttttaattattatattttatattttacaattttaataattttatatcatttttaatattttataatttttatgattttttaataatttttatgggAAACATATTAgattaaactagaaatttttaCGTGTTACCATCTGATTGGTTCGTCAATTTATTTTAACGGTTAatatagtcaataatgaaaactGTTAACGAAGAgacctaattaattattttagtcaacgaaaaatatttaattaaatgtgaatttaataTAAGAGCGTCattaattttttgcatttttaagaggttttttttttaaatataagcttaaataaaatgtttgataattatttaattccatttatttcttTTCCTAGGCGGAAGCCCAAAAGAAGGAATTAATCAAACAATTACCCGTTTTGAGTTTTGAACAAGGAGAAAGGATTACAAGTCGAACCTGCCACCTACCACCATTTGTCGAACTAAACATTTGACACGTTCCCTCCACCTGTAACGCCATttcttttgacaaaaaaatttccCTACTTAAAATGTCTTTTTTGAATAACCTACTTAATTGACACCGAGTATCCGCATTTATTTTGAATAAGGATTTTCAAAATATAGAGCAAAACGTTGGCCAAAGCTGTTCGATGATTAATGCATTATTGTCAAACATGTGGAAACCCGCTGTATACCATTGTCCGTTTCTGCAATTGGGATGGTGATTTATCGTTAGGTGTATCCGTTTAAGGtcttaattaaattcacatcTATACAAGCATCGGCTTATTGCAGTCCGCATAGGCGCATACTGATGAAAGCATGACCCCCTCCCCCATCAACTTTTGACTTTTCAATTCtaatctgatttttttttctatattttcataaCTTATCCTGATTAATGTTAACAACACAACAAGAGGTTTTAGCTCTTTCTTTTTGATCGTATACTGCATGTGGGATATGAGTGGCTAGCTTAGATCCCCCACTTGCATGATATATTTATCTTTTTGTGTTTGACAAGGATGTTTCCAAGGATGGGATGGAGTCAATCTTGTACAAAGGCTTCCCATTCCAATCCAAATTCAGCATGCAATTTCACACGTCAAGTTACCTAGTATTTTAATGAACAAAACATTTGTTTATCTTTCTCAAAACACTTGATTGTTTGCTGCCAACATCTCTATAAAGATAAAACGACAGAAACTATAGACATTAAGCAAACTGTGTCTCACTAGATCTGCTATTTTTTAAAGCTTTGGAAAGCATTCCCAACGACCACAAGTCTTTGTTTGTCTTGATTTTCATAATATTgttataaataaattacaacacaACTCGCTTTATATAGAAATGATAGTTTCTAACACTACATAAagtctatattttatttaaagataGTCTGATATGGTATCATTGCAGGCATGGAACGAACAATTCTCACCTTCCTTCTCCAATTATCTCCTGGAATTCAGTAATATTGACTGGAGAGTGTATTGGTTGATCATCTGTCCCTACAGTAGTCTTGTTGTTACTCTTGACGTTATTGCTGCTATGATCCGATGCATTGGATGTTTGTGATTCTTCCTTCATGAAACTGCGTGTTATATCCTTATACGCCCAGTCAGTTATGTAACTTGGTTTTGTTGTAACTTTGCTCACTTCGAAATCTCCTGCGAGCATACCAACAACACGGGACATGGGCGGCCGCATTAATGGCGATCCCTGAGTGCATAAAAATGCCACCCCTATCACTCTGAGAGCTTCGTCTTCGTTGAACTCCAGTAATGTTGGATCAACCAAGCTCAAGAGTTGGTTATTTTCATGCAGGGTCCAGGCCTGGGGACATTGTAGAAACAAATTGATGATCAAGAGCAAGTCTTTCAGAATTTAATAGGTTCTTCAACAAATAGTACTGCAAAGGGAAAGATTTCTTTATGGATTACCCATTCAAGAAgataaattttgtcattttctaAGGTGTTATCAGCGTTTGGCCTACCACTTAAAATCTCCAAAGCAACAACCCCAAAGCCGAAAACATCAGCTTTCTCTGTAAGATGCCCGCGCATTGCATACTCAGGTGCCAAGTAACCGCTTCAAGATAATTACATTGCATTGGTGAATAATCTAAccattcaaaaacataaattttatgcTGCTAATTTGGCAGGATTCATGAACAAAAAGGTTGAAAGGTCTTACATTGTTCCGGCAGCGCGAGTGGTGACATGTGTTTTCTTGTCATCATAAAGTTTTGCCAACCCAAAATCAGATATCTTTGGGCAGAGCTCTGCATCAAGCAAAATATTGCTTGCCTTGACATCCCTATGAACAAACCTTGGCCTAGACTCCTCGTGAAGATAAGCTAGTCCTCTTGCAGTTGATAAGCAGATATTGAACCGGGTTGGCCAATCAAGACTCAAGTCAATTTTTCCTGCATTTATGGTGCAAGGAATATCAAACAACTGAttcattaataaaaaaagataTGAAAAAATGGTATTATTATATTAGCATGTTCTGTTACCAAAGAGTGCCTGATCAAGGCTTTTGTTCTCAAGATACTCGTAAACAAGGAGGCGTCGTTTCCCCCCAATGCAACACCCTAATAGTTTGACAAGATTACGATGTTGCACTGCTGATATGGTAGCTATCTCAGTAACAAATTGTTCTTTCCCCTGGTTTGATGCTACAGAAAGTCGTTTCACAGCTACAACTGTCCCGTCAGAAAGTGTACCCTAAAGCATTATACGATTTAGTAACACTGTGTAAGAAATCATCCTCTCTCTCGATAATTTCATCATCGTATGACAAGCTATTATCATAGTTAAGCATGCTAAGAATAATAAGACATTGTTTACCTTGTATACAGGTCCGAACCCCCCTTCTCCTAACTTATTTGAAGAACTGAAGTTTTCAGTGGCAGCTTTTAACTCTGAATAACTGTATGTGTTTGGTCTAGGGTTGATGCCAAGAAGCACTGCAGAGtactcaagtaagtcaattagtAGTCTGTAATTGCAAacatgatatatattatatgataaagaATGATGCTCTTACATTCCTCATCGTCATCATCTCTTTGTCTCTTCGCATAAATAATTACAAATACAAGTATGAAAGCCAATGCCACAATAGGAACTGTAACACCAACAATTAATGCTACGTGGTTCTTCTCTTTAGGAATGCCCGGTGGTATCCCACTGacatttggtttaaaatctgagAAACAAAATAAATGTATTAGAAAGAGAAAAACTAAATATAAGCACATGAAGCTTATGTTATATAAAGATTCACATGTGTTAAGGTGTCTTACTTGGAACAACACTAATAGCCGAAATGGATGGACCGTAATAACCTTGTATTGGTGTGCAGCAAGTCCCCTTACCAGCCCAAAACAGGTGAATTTCAAGATGGTTCTCAGTTACATTAGCAGTGAAATTCTTAATTATTGCTCTCTCAACACCACCTGCTGCCTTCGATATATCAAAATCCCTCAATCGCCGAGTTCCCTGATAAAGCATTATAGCAATAAAGATTTCTAAGTGCGAAAATAAGTGAACATCATTATGATCATGAAAGCATTGCAAAGAGGGggtatgaaatgaatgatatacaGCTTAGAATGATATGAATttctacattaaaaaaatattacctGAATATAAACATCAAAAACTCGCCTTGCTAGACTCTTCCAAGACTGTGTGGTTCGGCCTGGGAAACCTGTTTCCGCAAAGAACAATCTTACAGTATAGGGTCCATTCTGAAGGCCTAGGCCATAGTATCTGAGTGATCCAGGGGATAGCCTTGAAGTCTGATACAGCTCCGGAGTGTTGGTACTTTTCACTTGTGCTAAAGTGTTCTGCACAAACTGTGGATCCTGTCTATCTGCAAACAAGCCTGCATTGCTGACTGCCCATTTCTGTGTGCTGGTTACATTAAATGTTGCTGCGCCGAGTGTGCGATTCTCAGCCTCAAATATTATCCCAGTAGATGTCATCTGTGGTCCACCACACTTGATCGCGAAGTTTGCATCTACCAATGGCGACACCGAAATATGTTAGCAAATTATTAAGCATTAGTCATGATTAAATCTTATAATTAAGACCCTGACAACATATACtggttcaaaagttttagttagTACATCGTGGAGCATTTCTATTGCATGGGAAGCTCCTTTGAAGGCATTCTAATCCTGGTAAAAGCCTGAGGAGTTCAAAACAATTTCTGGATTAGGAAATTTAAAAGAGGTGAAAGAACTCTTTTAAGGTAGGTGTTGCGGAAATGATAACTCACCTTATGTTTGTGCTGTTAAGAGTGAAGTTGTTGGCTACAAGGTTCCTACATAAAATTCCATGAAACAAGCTCTTATTGGTATTGATTTTCAATTGGTTCCTTATCAATAATAATAAGCTCCATTTGAGCACCATAAAGGCCATAATCTACAAAGAGGTGTTAAAATTTGAAAGCAAAGGTAAGTTTAGTATTCTAGTTTAAGATACATACAGTTGTAAGCCTGAGTTTACCCAAGAAGGCAAGTTTCCTGATagaaaattatatgataaatctCTGCACGGAGAAGTACATTAGCAGAAAGTGAGTATACAGTATGAATATATTACCAGAATCAGGAGAATTTAATTGCTTTCTCTATTTGATGGTTCACTAAatgaaaattatatgaaatatgttggTGTGACTGTGATATAATGGCTTACATAGTCTGAAGACTTTCACTCTTTTGGCTGGGAATGGCACCTGATAGACTATTATTTCCAAGAAACCTGACACATTTCAATTGCATGAGTGAGGGGAGTAATGTCAAAGTGAAAACCATAAGGCCAGACCTGAGATTTTCTACTGATAATGGGCatgccctttttctttttttacttacAAGTATTGGAGAGAATTCATTGTGAACAAAGCACTTGGAATTTCGCCTGTTAAGTTGTTAAAACTTAAATCTCTGAAACAGACAAAAATTAGAAACATAAAGCAAGAAAATACAGCACTaattaacttttaaataaaaCTTACAGTTTTTGTAAAGATTGTAATTCCGTGATATAAGATGGTAAAGTACCCGTAAGCAACACATTTCTTAGAACCCTATAGGAAAAACAAGtatattaattcataaatttatataaatacatgGCTAATGTATTAAATAAGCCTTTAAACTTTATCATATATAAGCTTTATACTTTTCTTACATCCAAATAACCCCTTTAAACTTTAATTGGTACtcaaataaacttttaaatttaagtaaaaaaaattttattaaattatctgTAATTATAATTGCGTTAGAATTCAACCAATCAAAACATCATATAAAACccatataaaaaataacatgctatgttaaaatttatataaaaatgaagTTGGTATCATGAGTTAACTGAACACAATTCAATAGAAAAATGATAAAAGGACACattctttttattaaatatataataaatataactatgaagatatttttatcttttatattttatgtcaaTAAAAATCTGTTTAACCCTAGAATAAATTTATAAGAATAATCACATATGATAGATTTAAACTAGaggaaaactttaaaatttaattaagtatttcatttatatataaattaaaggtTAAGAGCTTATTTGGATACAGTACAAGTTAAAAGATGAAGGGATTATATCGATACCAATTAAAGTTCTAAAGACTTAGTTGGGAGTAAAAAAAGATATAAGGgcttattaaaaaaaatgataaacttCAAGTACTTATTTAGTATATTAGCCAAAaagagaataaattaatataagtaAACGTATGCACTCACAAGTCAGTCAGGTTCTTTAGATTTCTTACAAAGTTAAGAGAAGAACTCCCACTGTATATACCGCCAATTCTCCTACATGACGTACGAGCTTAAGATTacaatacatgtatacatacgtATCAAGAGAGTCCACCAGTGGTAGGGAGGAGATACTATTAGAAAAGGAAGATATCTCTACTTACAGAGAAATCAATGAGGTTAAATTCGCAAAACTGGATGGTATTGGTCCTTGAAAAGAGTTCCCTTCAATTCTCCTGTATAAACATTTGACCAACTAGtcaatcatataaaaaatttcataaagaacTTATATGAAGATTATAACAAAGATGTTTCGATAAATTACAATGATGTAAGCTTCGTCCAGTTATTGCCAATAAAGTCCGGTATTTTGCCTGTGAATGCAACATCAGATGCCCACCTAAAATTCAACAAAGCTTACTGTTAGATAAGGTAGACAATTTGCAGGAGCAGGAAATAGAAAGGGGTCTTTCTTACACAATTTCCAGGTTTTCAAGGTTGGCAAATGTTGAGGGAATCTCACCACCTAATCCACAACTGTTAATGTATCTGTCAAATTCATAAACTACTCATTGTCATAATTTCATATGGTAGCCTGTAAACTTAATCATGCACATTCCCCACAAAGAAATAACTTACATTTGCTGAAGTTTGACTAAACTACCAAGTTCTGGAGGCAATGTTCCAGAGAAGTTGTTATTACCAAAAGACCTGCATTACGTTGATCCACATATAAGTTCGTTTGAAGAaacttgaaaacaaaaataatgaaaaggcaTTTTTATTTCTTCATAAATTATATCCTTAATTTTAATGGAGAGAAGTTTAGATTCATATGGTATTGATGCAACCACACTATTACCCTTCCAATCAAAAGTTTTCAATTATTAATCCTTTAAAGGacatataatagtatttaagagTAAAAATTTTCTCAAGAACACCACTATTCGATCCTTCACATGGCCATGGAAACAGAAAAGATTTCATTGGGACTACTTTTCAGTTCTTACAGTAAATATAATTCCTTAAGGTTTCCAAGCTCCTGTGGAATGGATCCATAGAAAAGGTTGTGGGCAACTGACCTatacaaataaataaaccaaagAAATTAGCCAACAAGTAatgtaagaaaatgaaaaatatacaAATGCATTTATCAAAATATGTTTGCGCACTCACAGTAACCCTAGTTTAGACATATTTCCAATAAATGCTGGCAAAGGACCAGAGAAGAAGTTTTGATCAATCTTTCTGCATTGTGAAACAATATAAATGATTATCATCAGTTACTGTAAACATTATAAAATATGTGCTCAACATTGACCTATGAAGATCAAAAGTGGGAAAACATTCTTACAAGAATGTCAGATAAGGCAAATCCAAAAGCTCCTCTGGTAATTCTCCTCGTTTATCTAGAGCATATACCCTCCTGATAAAAGTGTTCAAAAACATGTAAAGTAATAATACAgatgatatattaattattataaacttCCCAACAAAAGCCCTTTAATAATGAAGATCTTTGTTGTTGAAAAACCATGTGCGCTTAAACTTTTCTTTACCCTCAATATTGAAGAACCATTTCAACGTATTACTAATTAACATGAATGGGGTAGCTTTTGGATTGTTATACTAAATGATAAAAATGGCTTAAAAGTATTGCAGAAGAGTGAGAGTGCAAGAAGCATACAGCCGAGTAATGTGGCAAACGGTACTAGCGTTGAAAGAACAATCACATCTGATAGCAGGGTTATTAGAAGTATCCTCAAACACAGAATCATCTTGGCTGAGAGCAGATCCACTGCATGGGTCTCCTGTGGTGTTCCATGAATCCACTGCTTGTACATCCCATTGTTGGAAGATTGAATTCAATGCCCTTACTATTTCCCCATTCATTAAACAAttggcaaaagaaaaagaaaattatgttAAGTGGTTACCATTTTTCAAAATTCTTAATTACTATTGACATTAATAatcagaaaaaattaaataacactTGGGATAAATTTGGttagtataaatttttaaaattgtttttttgttAGGGTTTGTGATCCAAATTAGTTCATTTGATAGACTAattagtaaagggactaaattacaaaagttgtaaatgtttgggtaattgtgtaattttgaaaattgacggGTATTAAGTGTGATgtgaattggaactgaaataaatgctaatgaatcaataatttcatattttagatcaagagcccgtaGACAATCGTGAAAAAGAGAAATTagtagaatagtccctgaacttctacaaatcttacaatttaacccaagtaagtttgtatggttaaagtttaataattatattgaatttatgtatgatattatgtatTTAGTATATTCTTGAAAAATGgaatattgttaaattatgaatttgaagTGAATATCCAATTTAAATggaacgcgggattgagtacaatcgttgtGTGACGATCAGCAAAGGAAGAATTGAcgaaaattacccaagtaaaccgaggttcaacATTTTTTGCGAACTTTCGagtttactttccgtttagctctcacaagcttctgtttaactcataCGAGTTTCCGTTCAATATTAATAGGTTTtcgttcagctcttatgagcttcc
Coding sequences within it:
- the LOC107915228 gene encoding probable LRR receptor-like serine/threonine-protein kinase At1g56130 isoform X1; translation: MMKPRVPSSWKGLFLFLVVVLFSCNQSINAQTNATATTHPSEVRALNSIFQQWDVQAVDSWNTTGDPCSGSALSQDDSVFEDTSNNPAIRCDCSFNASTVCHITRLRVYALDKRGELPEELLDLPYLTFLKIDQNFFSGPLPAFIGNMSKLGLLSVAHNLFYGSIPQELGNLKELYLLSFGNNNFSGTLPPELGSLVKLQQIYINSCGLGGEIPSTFANLENLEIVWASDVAFTGKIPDFIGNNWTKLTSLRIEGNSFQGPIPSSFANLTSLISLRIGGIYSGSSSLNFVRNLKNLTDLVLRNVLLTGTLPSYITELQSLQKLDLSFNNLTGEIPSALFTMNSLQYLFLGNNSLSGAIPSQKSESLQTIDLSYNFLSGNLPSWVNSGLQLNLVANNFTLNSTNIRLLPGLECLQRSFPCNRNAPRYANFAIKCGGPQMTSTGIIFEAENRTLGAATFNVTSTQKWAVSNAGLFADRQDPQFVQNTLAQVKSTNTPELYQTSRLSPGSLRYYGLGLQNGPYTVRLFFAETGFPGRTTQSWKSLARRVFDVYIQGTRRLRDFDISKAAGGVERAIIKNFTANVTENHLEIHLFWAGKGTCCTPIQGYYGPSISAISVVPNFKPNVSGIPPGIPKEKNHVALIVGVTVPIVALAFILVFVIIYAKRQRDDDDEELLLGINPRPNTYSYSELKAATENFSSSNKLGEGGFGPVYKGTLSDGTVVAVKRLSVASNQGKEQFVTEIATISAVQHRNLVKLLGCCIGGKRRLLVYEYLENKSLDQALFGKIDLSLDWPTRFNICLSTARGLAYLHEESRPRFVHRDVKASNILLDAELCPKISDFGLAKLYDDKKTHVTTRAAGTIGYLAPEYAMRGHLTEKADVFGFGVVALEILSGRPNADNTLENDKIYLLEWAWTLHENNQLLSLVDPTLLEFNEDEALRVIGVAFLCTQGSPLMRPPMSRVVGMLAGDFEVSKVTTKPSYITDWAYKDITRSFMKEESQTSNASDHSSNNVKSNNKTTVGTDDQPIHSPVNITEFQEIIGEGR
- the LOC107915228 gene encoding probable LRR receptor-like serine/threonine-protein kinase At1g56130 isoform X2, with translation MMKPRVPSSWKGLFLFLVVVLFSCNQSINAQTNATATTHPSEVRALNSIFQQWDVQAVDSWNTTGDPCSGSALSQDDSVFEDTSNNPAIRCDCSFNASTVCHITRLRVYALDKRGELPEELLDLPYLTFLKIDQNFFSGPLPAFIGNMSKLGLLSVAHNLFYGSIPQELGNLKELYLLSFGNNNFSGTLPPELGSLVKLQQIYINSCGLGGEIPSTFANLENLEIVWASDVAFTGKIPDFIGNNWTKLTSLRIEGNSFQGPIPSSFANLTSLISLRIGGIYSGSSSLNFVRNLKNLTDLVLRNVLLTGTLPSYITELQSLQKLDLSFNNLTGEIPSALFTMNSLQYLFLGNNSLSGAIPSQKSESLQTIDLSYNFLSGNLPSWVNSGLQLNLVANNFTLNSTNIRLLPGLECLQRSFPCNRNAPRYANFAIKCGGPQMTSTGIIFEAENRTLGAATFNVTSTQKWAVSNAGLFADRQDPQFVQNTLAQVKSTNTPELYQTSRLSPGSLRYYGLGLQNGPYTVRLFFAETGFPGRTTQSWKSLARRVFDVYIQGTRRLRDFDISKAAGGVERAIIKNFTANVTENHLEIHLFWAGKGTCCTPIQGYYGPSISAISVVPNFKPNVSGIPPGIPKEKNHVALIVGVTVPIVALAFILVFVIIYAKRQRDDDDEELLLGINPRPNTYSYSELKAATENFSSSNKLGEGGFGPVYKGTLSDGTVVAVKRLSVASNQGKEQFVTEIATISAVQHRNLVKLLGCCIGGKRRLLVYEYLENKSLDQALFGKIDLSLDWPTRFNICLSTARGLAYLHEESRPRFVHRDVKASNILLDAELCPKISDFGLAKLYDDKKTHVTTRAAGTIGYLAPEYAMRGHLTEKADVFGFGVVALEILSGLDPA